Genomic window (Dolosigranulum savutiense):
TTTAAGCTCCGGTCAGTTCGACTGGGTCCGTGGTATGCCACTTGACATGTATGAAAGTTACCAAGATGGGATTCCTGGTTACACCACACTGGGCCACTTAGACAACTACTACGGCTACACTGGCTTCAAGCTTGGTGAATGGAATGCCGATGAAGGGAAAGTTAACTACAACCCGGATGCGAAGATGGCGGACAAAAACTTACGTAAAGCAATGGCACATGCCTTGAACATCGATGAGATGGTTCAGAGCTTCTACCATGGAACACGCTTCCGTGCAACTACCATGCTTCCACCAACCTTCGCACAATACTTCAATGAAGATATCGAAGGCTTCCCATATGACGTAGACAAAGCCAATCAACTCTTAGACGAAGCTGGCTACGAATGGGAAGGTGAACCAGGTGAAGGTTACCGTCTCGATAAAGATGGCAACCCATTGAAGATTAAAATGATCGCAATGACTGGTGCAGATGAGAGTCTCTTCTTATTCTACCAACAATCATGGGCAGCAATTGGTTTAGATGTTCAATATGAATTACTTGAGATGAATGCCTTCTACGATGATGTCTTGAATGATGCTGAGGGGATCGATGTCTTCCTAGGCGCTTGGGGCGTCGGACATGACCCAACACCACATGGCTTATACGGTCCACATTCAGCCTTCAACTACTCTCGTTACGAGTCTGAAGAGCATAATCAACTTCTAGCAGATATCCAATCAGCTGAAGCGCATGACTTAGAATACCGTACAGAAGCTTTCCATAAATGGCAAGAATTCTTTATGGAAGAAGCACCCGTATTCCCAACCGTATGGACAACGAACCTCACATTAGTAAACAACCGTGTCTCAGCTTATGTCCACAGTAACAAACCAGGCATGGGTAAAGAACACGAAACATATGGTCTTCACAATATTGAACTATTAGCGGACCAACCAATGACAACTGAATAACCCGAACGTTCACCCATATCAACTCACTTGGTATGGGTGTTTTTTTCAGCTTAATCCCAGTGATATGCCCAAAAAGTTGCCTTTTGAACATAAGCGCTTTATAATGCAGATAGATAACCCGCATACAAGATTCCCACTTCATAAAAGGAGTTAAAGAACTTGAAGACATTAACTGACGCCATCACAGTATTTAACAGTGGCACACATAATGAACAAAATACGGATGGTATCTTTTGTTACCGCATCCCCGCTTTACTGCAAACTTCCACTGGTCCATTAATTGCAGGAGGCGACGAGCGGCGTAACCAGTATGCTGATTTCGGTGACATTGCCATGGTCATTCGACGTAGCCTAGATAATGGCAAATCTTGGGGAGAAAAAATTACGATCCTTGACTTGCGCCGAAATCCACAAGCTGAAGATCCAGAAGTAGACGGCCCGTTCTTAATTGATATGGCGCTCGTTCAGCACCCAAACAGCGGACGAATCTTTGCCTTATATGATCTGTTTCCTGAAATTAAGGGATTATGGGGCCTGGCCAAGACATACGAACCGCCCTTCGTTGAGATTGGTGAGAAGACTTATCAAGCACTTTACACACATAATATGGTAGATAAGTCAGCTCCGTATACTATTCGTGACGGAGGCATTGTTTATGATCCGACTGGGACTCCAACTGATTACCGTATTATTACACACCCGACTGAGCCAAATTATTCTGATTACGGAAATATTTTACGCGGCAATGATGTGGTGGGCAATATCTTCTTCATCACGAATAAGACCGCTCCCTTCCGCGTTGCCAAGACAGCTCATATCCACTATTCTTATAGTGATGATGAGGGTAAAACCTGGTCCGCCCCTCATAATATTGCTGGACAGCTCATCTCGTCTCATATGAACTTCCATGGTATTGGTCCAGGGGCTGGCATTACACTCACACATCCCCCGTATACCGGACGTATCGTTATTCCCACTTACACAACGAACTGGAGCAGCCACCTCGAAGGCTCCCAATCCTCGCGGGTGATTTATTCGGATGACCATGGACACACTTGGCATTGTGGACAAGCGGTCAATGATGGACGGCTTTTAGACAATGGGGACCGCATCCACTCGACTACAATGGCTCATCCAACAGCACAGAATTCTGAAGCAAGTGTCGTCGAAACCTCCCATGGTGACTTACTACTCTTTATGCGCAATCTAACTGGCCATGTCCAAATGGCGCGCAGCACGAATGGCGGAGCAAGCTGGCACAATCAGCCAGAAAACATCATCTCTCTCGAAGCTGTACCAGACATGTACGTCCAACTTTCAGCTGTCCAGACGATCTATCATAAGCAGGAATATATTCTCTTAGCTAATGCCCAAGATTCCGACCGCAACAATGGCTACATCCATCTTGCTGAAGTAGATGCTTCAGGCAACTTACATTGGCTCCATCATCAACAAATAAATACAGGCAAGTTTGCCTATAACTCCCTCCAAGAATTAGCTCCGGGGACGTTTGGATTACTTTATGAAACCGCCGATAATGCTCATAATGACTATCAACTAAAATTCCAAATCTTCTCCTTAGCAGAGCTCCTCCAGAAGCACTAACCTACTCAAACAGGCCATCTCATCTTTAGAGTGGCCTGTTTATTTATATTATTTAACGCCTAACTAACTAATGCTGGCTTATTTTGCATGACCTTCAACATCGTACACTCAATAACTACTTTAATTACTGAGTGACAACTTCATCTGACAATCACTAATCATTCCTAACTTCAAACCACCATTCAACACATCTATCAAATTATCAAGGTGCTTCCGATAATCTTTTATGCTACCTTCCTCATTCGCCTCTAACATATGACGTAACTGAATCGACACCATCTCATACAACTCCGCAATTCCCGAATCTATCACCAATGCACACTGGTATATGACATTTTTATAGATTATATCAAACATAACCCGTTCTGCCTCATCCTCTGTTAACGAACTAGCTGTCACATCATCTACTAAGTCTGGAATAAGGTCCTCCAAGATTCGCTCTTCAATATAATCTTTATACATCTTAGCTTCTTCCAATAGTGCCATCTCAACTTGCACCATCTCATCCTGATCATCCTCTCGACCAAATGGATAAATATCAATATAAATATACCCTCGTTCAAACATTAACTCAAACACCAGATATAGCGATCCCTCAAGCAAATCATATGCAATCTTTTGTATCTGTACATGTCGATCCTTATCAAAATCAAATATCTCCTCCCCAGCTCCTGCCACTTCATACGCTAAAGCAGCCTGCAACGCTAGCACAGTTTCCGGAGCTGGCTTCTTCGTCCGCCCTGTCTCTAATGACGAAAGCGTTGACGCAGATATTCCTGCCATCTCTGCCAACTCCGATTGTGTCAATCCAGCCATCTTCCGCTTCTTCTTCACATACCGAATAAATTCCTGCAACTCATCCATCCTCTTCAACTCCTTTTCCTTATTGTAGCACACCTCAGCTTAAACTAATAAGTATCCTCCTCTCAACCTTCATAGTTCAACCTCGCCCCTCTTTATGGTAAACTACTATTATTAGAAAGGTGATATAATGCCAACGATTAAACTCATTGCAACTGATATGGATGGAACATTCCTCAACTCGAACAAAGACTATGACCGCAAGCGATTCAACCGCATCTTCCAACAACTACAAGCCCAGGATATTACATTTGTCGTTGCCAGTGGAAATCAAGTCGCCCAACTACAATCCTTTTTTCCGGAAGACATCCGTTCTAACATTATTTTTGCCGGCGATAACGGTGGTGTCATTTATCACGGAGAAGAATTCATAGACGCTGCTCATATCAATCATGACACTCTTACTGCACTCATTAATTACGTCGAAACCAACTATCCACACGTCCCTATCGTCTTATCCGGCGTCAACAATGGCTATATTCGTACAGATAATTCCGACGCCTATAAAGAAAACATCGCGCGCTATTTCCATAAACTTATTGAAGTAGACGATTTACAGACCTTCCAAGAAGACCACTATGTCAAACTTACCTTAGAAACTCCCAGTGAGCTCTGTCGCAATCTAATTGCCGAACTGAACGAACAATTTGGTGACCAACTGAATGCCGTCATTACGAATGGAGACAATATCGACATCAATCCTATTGACAGTAACAAAGGTGTTGCTATCAAAAACATTGCCCAAAAACGAAACATCTCTCCTGATGAAATCCTCGCATTCGGCGACAGCGGCAACGACCTCGAAATGATCCAGTATGCCACATACGGTTACGCCATGACAAACGCCTACCAAGACCTTAAAAACATCACCCACCTTATCGCCCCAAGTAACGACAACAATGGCGTCCTAGAGATTGTGGAGGAATATATCAATAAAATATAATTTAAAGGAGGAATACACATGGATATCATTGGACGAATTAATGCAATTATGAATACTTTATCGAATAGTGAACAAAAAATCGCACAATTTATAATAAATAATCCCAATATTATCCCTAATATGCAAATAACTGAATTAGCTGAACATGCTGACAGTAGTGCTTCAGCAGTAACTAGATTATGTAAAAAGTTAAAGATAAAAGGTTTTACCACACTAAAAATAGAACTAGCCTTACAACTAAAAGAGAATATAGGTAAAAAACAAACTACCGATATTGATTTACACAGTAATTTCCAAGAATTATCAACAAGTTTATTAAACAACTCAATCAATACAATGTCTAACACACTAAATTATTTAAATGAAGACAATCTTAATAAAATCATTACACATATGCATAATTCAGACCAACTTTTTACATTTGGAATTGGTGCTTCCGGTATTGTCGCCAAAAATATAACTCAAAAATGGATTAGAATTGGTAAAAACATCTTAAATTTTGATGA
Coding sequences:
- a CDS encoding oligopeptide ABC transporter substrate-binding protein, which encodes MKLSKKHAFLATTASLTLLLAACGAGGGASQESTAEVQEDVPVGERDYSIGYEDHVINEGDPIEGGELQVGVVTESAWKGVFSITHYQDSVDSTLMGPMLGSLLAEDENYQLVGGEEYGTAADIEIDEEAKTVKLTVREGVTWHDGEPLTANDIVFAHELVGHPDYRGVRYGDDLMNVVGMEEYHNGEADTISGLTLSDDNMSVTIEYKEFNPNMRSSGGGIYAYAEPRHHLEDVPVDKIEASDEVRVNPLGFGPFKVKSISDTAVQYEAYDDYYLGAPKVDGMVLSRISKNNVVSSLSSGQFDWVRGMPLDMYESYQDGIPGYTTLGHLDNYYGYTGFKLGEWNADEGKVNYNPDAKMADKNLRKAMAHALNIDEMVQSFYHGTRFRATTMLPPTFAQYFNEDIEGFPYDVDKANQLLDEAGYEWEGEPGEGYRLDKDGNPLKIKMIAMTGADESLFLFYQQSWAAIGLDVQYELLEMNAFYDDVLNDAEGIDVFLGAWGVGHDPTPHGLYGPHSAFNYSRYESEEHNQLLADIQSAEAHDLEYRTEAFHKWQEFFMEEAPVFPTVWTTNLTLVNNRVSAYVHSNKPGMGKEHETYGLHNIELLADQPMTTE
- a CDS encoding sialidase family protein, with the protein product MKTLTDAITVFNSGTHNEQNTDGIFCYRIPALLQTSTGPLIAGGDERRNQYADFGDIAMVIRRSLDNGKSWGEKITILDLRRNPQAEDPEVDGPFLIDMALVQHPNSGRIFALYDLFPEIKGLWGLAKTYEPPFVEIGEKTYQALYTHNMVDKSAPYTIRDGGIVYDPTGTPTDYRIITHPTEPNYSDYGNILRGNDVVGNIFFITNKTAPFRVAKTAHIHYSYSDDEGKTWSAPHNIAGQLISSHMNFHGIGPGAGITLTHPPYTGRIVIPTYTTNWSSHLEGSQSSRVIYSDDHGHTWHCGQAVNDGRLLDNGDRIHSTTMAHPTAQNSEASVVETSHGDLLLFMRNLTGHVQMARSTNGGASWHNQPENIISLEAVPDMYVQLSAVQTIYHKQEYILLANAQDSDRNNGYIHLAEVDASGNLHWLHHQQINTGKFAYNSLQELAPGTFGLLYETADNAHNDYQLKFQIFSLAELLQKH
- a CDS encoding helix-turn-helix transcriptional regulator; amino-acid sequence: MDELQEFIRYVKKKRKMAGLTQSELAEMAGISASTLSSLETGRTKKPAPETVLALQAALAYEVAGAGEEIFDFDKDRHVQIQKIAYDLLEGSLYLVFELMFERGYIYIDIYPFGREDDQDEMVQVEMALLEEAKMYKDYIEERILEDLIPDLVDDVTASSLTEDEAERVMFDIIYKNVIYQCALVIDSGIAELYEMVSIQLRHMLEANEEGSIKDYRKHLDNLIDVLNGGLKLGMISDCQMKLSLSN
- a CDS encoding Cof-type HAD-IIB family hydrolase, which codes for MPTIKLIATDMDGTFLNSNKDYDRKRFNRIFQQLQAQDITFVVASGNQVAQLQSFFPEDIRSNIIFAGDNGGVIYHGEEFIDAAHINHDTLTALINYVETNYPHVPIVLSGVNNGYIRTDNSDAYKENIARYFHKLIEVDDLQTFQEDHYVKLTLETPSELCRNLIAELNEQFGDQLNAVITNGDNIDINPIDSNKGVAIKNIAQKRNISPDEILAFGDSGNDLEMIQYATYGYAMTNAYQDLKNITHLIAPSNDNNGVLEIVEEYINKI
- a CDS encoding MurR/RpiR family transcriptional regulator, which gives rise to MDIIGRINAIMNTLSNSEQKIAQFIINNPNIIPNMQITELAEHADSSASAVTRLCKKLKIKGFTTLKIELALQLKENIGKKQTTDIDLHSNFQELSTSLLNNSINTMSNTLNYLNEDNLNKIITHMHNSDQLFTFGIGASGIVAKNITQKWIRIGKNILNFDDIHQLMTAMMSFSKNASIILVSNSGQTKEIIDIAKFAREKSITTIGITQFGDHPLGKLANLNIHTAHTEEAALRSAATSSLHAQFFIVDILFYLFIQKYHDQYIENIQETFTLFKKGG